Part of the Pseudomonas chlororaphis genome, TGAGGCGAGCCATTTGGGCGAGTTGCTGCGCAACAGCGCCGAAATGCTGCGTGCCGGTGTCTGGACCGAGTTTGAAAGCGCCTGGAACGCCCTGACGGTGCCCCAACGCGCCGTTCTCCAGGTCATGGCCGAGCGCTCGCAAAACAACGAACCCTTTGCGCCCTTTACGGATGCGACGCTGGAGGCCGTGAGCAAGGTGCTTGCGAGTATGGGAAGCGACGTCGTGCCAGGCACCCAGACCATCCAATCCTGCATCGACGCGCTTCGTGAAAAGGAATTGGTATGGAAGTCCAATCGCGGTGGCTACGCATTGGAGGACAAAGCGTTTGCCGATTGGTTGAAGGGGTATCGCAAGCGGCAGTGAACCTGCATGTACCTAGGGTGCGCATTGTGGCGAGGGAGCTTGCTCCCGCCGTGGCGCGAAGCGGCCCTGTTTTTTGGCCTGCCGCGCAGTCCAGCGGGAGCAAGCTCCCTCGCCACAGGGCAGGCATTTCGTCAGGTGGATCGGAGTTACTTCTTCATCAGCGCCGCGCACGCCGCCTTATAGGCTTCATGCTGATACTTGTTCAGCGTCGCCGGCAAAGCGAAGTCATGCTTCTTGCTCTGCGCATTGATGGTCTGCGGCGACAGCAGCGTCACGTCGCAACCGTCCAGCAACTGGAAGACCCCTTCGATCTTGAACGTCGTCGGGCCGCCGGCGAACTCGCCTTTCTTGCTGCGCTTCTTGATGGCGATGCGTTCGATAGCGTTTTCGGCGACGAATGCCCGTACCTGCGCGGCGAAGGCCTTGACGTTGGCGGCTTCGTCATCGTCGTCCAGGGCGATTTTCTTGGTATTCAGGGCAATGTGGGTCAACGCCTGTTGATCCAGCGAGGCAACGGCGATGATCGCTTCGCTGCCTTTGATTTCGATGCCGCAGGTTTTCATGTCGATCCTTTTGAGCGAGGGGGTGTACAGCTTACAGCGCCAATTCCACGCGGGCCTTTCAGTCCTGCCCAATCGACTCCAGAAACTCCGACCGATCGTCGCTCACCTGGGCCATGCAGTCGTTCTCGGCAATCTTGTAGGCTTCGCTGCCGGGTTTGGCCGGGAAGGCGGCGATGGCGCAGTCGGCGTCCCGCTGTTTTTGCCACAGTTGCTGGGCGGCCTTGATCTTGGCGGTGATGTCGCTCAGTTGGGCCTTGTCGCTGGCGTAGCGGGTTTGCAGGCGCTCGTTGAGGCTCTGCAGGTTTTCGCTCAGCAACTGTTCGGCGGCGTTTTTGCCATAGGCCGAGCAGGCGAGGGTCTGGACGTCGTTTTCGACGGCATCGCAGGGGTTCTGTTCGGTGTCTTCAGCCGCGTGGGCGGCGGTGCTGATCAGTGCCAAAGCCAGGAAGATTGATTTCATTGCGTTGCCGCTCGAGTCCGGTGAAAGCCAGTGATGCCGCGGATTCTGGCGCAAGCGTCGGCTAAAGAACAGACGGGCAGGGTGGGCCTGCCGCGGCCCAATGTCGGTGATTGACGCTTTCGGCAATTCCCCTGTCGTTTTTGCACCCGGTCGCCGCGGCCCTCAGGCATATGCTGGCCCCAAAGCGCCGGCACACGATTCGGCGCATGAATCGCTGACAAAAAGGGGACTGCCTGATGAGCCCAGCCGAATTGCACGCCGACAGCATCGTTATCGACGGGCTGATCATTGCCAAGTGGAACCGCGACCTGTTCGAAGACATGCGCAAGGGCGGCCTGACCGCAGCCAACTGCACCGTGTCGGTGTGGGAAGGTTTCCAGGCCACCGTCAACAACATCGTCGCCAGCCAGAAACTGATCCGCGAGAACAGCGACCTGGTGATCCCGGTGAAGACCACCGCCGACATCCGTCGCGCCAAGGAACAGGGCAAGACCGGCATCATCTTCGGTTTCCAGAACGCCCACGCCTTCGAAGACCAGCTCGGCTATGTCGAGATCTTCAAGCAGCTCGGCGTCGGTGTGGTGCAGATGTGCTACAACACCCAGAACCTGGTGGGCACCGGCTGCTACGAGCGTGACGGCGGCCTGTCGGGCTTCGGTCGCGAGATCGTGGCCGAGATGAACCGGGTGGGCGTCATGTGCGACCTGTCCCACGTCGGTTCCAAGACGTCCGAGGAAGTCATCCTCGAATCGAAGAAGCCGGTCTGCTACTCCCACTGCCTGCCGTCCGGCCTCAAAGAGCACCCGCGCAACAAGTCCGATGAAGAGCTGAAGTTCATCGCCGACCACGGTGGCTTCGTGGGCGTGACCATGTTCGCGCCGTTCCTGGCCAAGGGCATCGACTCGACCATCGACGACTATGCCGAAGCCATCGAGTACACCATGAACATCGTCGGTGAAGACGCCATCGGCATCGGCACCGACTTCACCCAGGGCCATGACCAGGCGTTCTTCGAGATGCTGACCCACGACAAGGGCTACGCCCGTCGTCTGACCAGCTTCGGCAAGATCATCAACCCCCTGGGCATCCGCACCGTGGGCGAGTTCCCGAACCTCACCGAGACGTTGCTCAAGCGCGGTCACTCCGAGCGGGTGGTGCGCAAGATCATGGGCGAGAACTGGGTGAACGTCCTGAAAGACGTCTGGGGCGAGTGAATACCTCTGGAGCCTACTCCGCTCGCCGATAGCTGCGTCAGGTCCTCGCGCCAAGCTCGCCGTACATGCGTACTGTCTCGCTTGTCGCTCCGGTCCTTCCTTGCTCTCGACGTGCTCGCTACGGCCCCAAAGGCATCCACACCATTTTTTTATAAGAGCAAAAGCAAACGCTTCGCTCAGTAATGATTACGAATTTCCGGAGTTACGTTTTCATGGCCAAAATCGCCCCACAACTGCCTATCGAAGTCGACAGCGAAACCGGTGTCTGGACCTCCGACGCCCTGCCGATGCTCTACGTGCCGCGTCACTTCTTCGTCAACAACCACATGGGGATCGAGGAAGTGCTGGGCGCCGACGCCTACGCCGAGATTCTCTACAAGGCCGGCTACAAGTCCGCCTGGCACTGGTGTGAGAAAGAAGCCGAATGCCACGGCCTGGAAGGCGTCGCGGTGTTCGAGCACTACATGAAGCGCCTGTCGCAGCGCGGCTGGGGCCTGTTCAAGATCCAGGACATCGACCTCGACAAAGGCACGGCCAGCGTCAAGCTCGAACACTCAGCGTTCGTCTATGTGTACGGCAAGGTCGGGCGCAAGGTCGACTACATGTTCACTGGCTGGTTCGCCGGAGCCATGGACCAGATCCTCGCCGCGCGTGGCAGTTCGATCCGCACCGTGGCCGAGCAGGTCTACGGCGGTTCCGAAGAAGGCCACGACGACGGCCTGTTCATCGTCAAGCCGTTGTAAGTCGAGGATTGCGCCATGGCTTTTGAAGCAATGTTCCAGCCGATCCAGATCGGCAAGCTGACCATCCGCAACCGCGTGCTCAGCACCGCTCACGCCGAGGTCTACGCCACCGACGGCGGGATGACCACCGACCGGTACGTGAAGTATTACGAAGAGAAGGCCAAGGGCGGCATCGGCCTGGCGATCTGCGGCGGCTCCTCGGTGGTGGCCATCGACAGCCCGCAGGAATGGTGGAGCTCGGTGAACCTGTCCACCGACCGCATCATCCCGCACTTCCAGAACCTGGCCGACGCCATGCACAAGCATGGCGCCAAGATCATGATCCAGATTACCCACATGGGCCGTCGCTCGCGTTGGGACGGCTTCAACTGGCCGACCCTGATGTCGCCGTCCGGCGTGCGTGAGCCGGTGCACCGTGCCACCTGCAAGACCATCGAGCCGGAAGAAATCTGGCGGGTGATCGGCAACTACGCCCAAGCGGCGCGCCGGGCCAAGGCCGGTGGCCTGGACGGTGTCGAGCTGTCGGCCGTGCACCAGCACATGATCGACCAATTCTGGAGCCCGCGGGTCAACAAGCGTACCGACGAGTGGGGCGGCAGCTTCGAAGGCCGGATGAAATTCGGCCTGGAAGTACTCAAGGCCGTGCGCGCCGAAGTGGGCGACGACTTCTGCGTGGGCATGCGCCTGTGCGGTGACGAGTTCCACCCGGACGGCCTGTCCCACGAGGACATGAAGCAGATCGCCAAGTACTACGACGACACCGGCATGCTGGACTTCATCGGCGTCGTGGGCTCGGGTTGCGACACCCACAACACTCTGGCCAACGTTATCCCGAACATGAGTTATCCACCGGAGCCGTTCCTGCACCTGGCCGCCGGTATCAAGGAAGTGGTCAAGGTCCCGGTGCTGCACGCGCAGAACATCAAGGACCCGAACCAGGCCACGCGGATCCTGGAGGGCGGCTACGTCGACATGGTCGGCATGACCCGTGCCCACATCGCCGACCCGCACCTGATCGCCAAGATCAAGATGGGCCAGGTCGACCAGATCAAGCAGTGCGTCGGCGCCAACTATTGCATCGACCGCCAGTACCAGGGCCTGGACGTGCTGTGCATCCAGAACGCCGCGACGTCCCGTGAATACATGGGCGTGCCGCACATCATCGAGAAGTCCACCGGGCCGAAACGCAAGGTGGTGGTGGTCGGTGCAGGCCCCGCGGGCATGGAAGCGGCGCGCGTGGCGGCCGAGCGTGGCCATGACGTGACCCTGTTCGAGAAGAAGGAATTCATCGGCGGGCAGATCACCACCGCCTCGAAAGCCCCGCAGCGGGACCAGATCGCCGGTATCACCCGCTGGTTCCAACTGGAGCTGGCGCGGCTGAAAGTCGATCTGCGCCTGGGCGTGGCGGCTGACGCGGCGACCATCATGGACCTGCGTCCGGACGTGGTGGTGCTGGCCGTCGGCGGGCATCCGAACGTGGAGCAGAACGAGCACTGGGGCGCCGCCGAAGGGCTGGTGGTCAGCAGTTGGGACGTGCTCGACGGCAAGGTCGCGCCGGGCAAGAACGTGTTGGTCTACGACACCATCTGCGAGTTCACCGGCATGTCGGTGGCCGACTTCCTCGCCGACAAGGGCAGCCAGGTCGAGATCGTCACCGATGACATCAAGCCGGGCGTGGCCATTGGCGGGACGTCGTTCCCCACCTACTACCGCAGCATGTACCCCAAGGAAGTGATCATGACCGGGGACATGATGCTCGAGAAGGTCTACCGCGAAGGCGACAAGCTGGTGGCGGTGCTGGAGAACGAATACACCGGTGCCAAGGAAGAGCGCGTGGTGGACCAGGTGGTGGTAGAGAACGGCGTGCGGCCGGACGAAGAAATCTACTACGCGCTGAAGGAAGGTTCGCGCAACAAGGGCCAGATCGACGTCGAAGCCCTGTTCGCGATCAAGCCCCAGCCGTGCCTGGAACAGAGCGGCGATGGCTACCTGCTGTTCCGTATCGGCGACTGCGTGGCCCAGCGTAATACACACGCCGCCATCTATGACGCCCTGCGGTTGTGCAAGGATTTCTAACGGCTTGCACATAGCCCTGTGGGAGCGGGCTTGCTCGCGAAAGCGGTGGAGCAGTCAATCCAAATGTGACTGGCAGATTGCATTCGCGGGCAAGCCCGCTCCCACAGGAACCGAGTAAGGCATCTCGACCTGCAAGACCCTGGAGTCTTTGGGAGCAACACCTATGTTGAACACCCTTCTTCCCATCCTGCTGTTCGCAGCCCTGGGCCTGGCGGTCCTTGGCGCCTTGCGGCGGGTGAACATGTGGCGCCGGGGACGACCGTCCAGGGTTGACCTGATCGGCGGTCTCTTCGCCATGCCCAAGCGCTACATGGTGGACCTGCACCACGTGGTGGCGCGGGACAAATACATCGCCAACACCCACGTCGCCACGGCCGGTGGTGCGGTGGCGTCGATCGTGCTGGCGATCCTGGTGCACGGCTTCGGCCTGCATAACCGTTTCCTGGGCTATGCGCTGCTGTTGATGACGGCAGTGATGTTCGTCGGCGCGATCTTCGTCTACCTGCGTCGTCGCAACCCGCCGGCACGGCTGTCGAAAGGCCCGTGGATGCGCCTGCCGAAGA contains:
- a CDS encoding N-methylproline demethylase — its product is MAFEAMFQPIQIGKLTIRNRVLSTAHAEVYATDGGMTTDRYVKYYEEKAKGGIGLAICGGSSVVAIDSPQEWWSSVNLSTDRIIPHFQNLADAMHKHGAKIMIQITHMGRRSRWDGFNWPTLMSPSGVREPVHRATCKTIEPEEIWRVIGNYAQAARRAKAGGLDGVELSAVHQHMIDQFWSPRVNKRTDEWGGSFEGRMKFGLEVLKAVRAEVGDDFCVGMRLCGDEFHPDGLSHEDMKQIAKYYDDTGMLDFIGVVGSGCDTHNTLANVIPNMSYPPEPFLHLAAGIKEVVKVPVLHAQNIKDPNQATRILEGGYVDMVGMTRAHIADPHLIAKIKMGQVDQIKQCVGANYCIDRQYQGLDVLCIQNAATSREYMGVPHIIEKSTGPKRKVVVVGAGPAGMEAARVAAERGHDVTLFEKKEFIGGQITTASKAPQRDQIAGITRWFQLELARLKVDLRLGVAADAATIMDLRPDVVVLAVGGHPNVEQNEHWGAAEGLVVSSWDVLDGKVAPGKNVLVYDTICEFTGMSVADFLADKGSQVEIVTDDIKPGVAIGGTSFPTYYRSMYPKEVIMTGDMMLEKVYREGDKLVAVLENEYTGAKEERVVDQVVVENGVRPDEEIYYALKEGSRNKGQIDVEALFAIKPQPCLEQSGDGYLLFRIGDCVAQRNTHAAIYDALRLCKDF
- a CDS encoding hydrocarbon binding protein, coding for MAKIAPQLPIEVDSETGVWTSDALPMLYVPRHFFVNNHMGIEEVLGADAYAEILYKAGYKSAWHWCEKEAECHGLEGVAVFEHYMKRLSQRGWGLFKIQDIDLDKGTASVKLEHSAFVYVYGKVGRKVDYMFTGWFAGAMDQILAARGSSIRTVAEQVYGGSEEGHDDGLFIVKPL
- a CDS encoding peptidase M19 encodes the protein MSPAELHADSIVIDGLIIAKWNRDLFEDMRKGGLTAANCTVSVWEGFQATVNNIVASQKLIRENSDLVIPVKTTADIRRAKEQGKTGIIFGFQNAHAFEDQLGYVEIFKQLGVGVVQMCYNTQNLVGTGCYERDGGLSGFGREIVAEMNRVGVMCDLSHVGSKTSEEVILESKKPVCYSHCLPSGLKEHPRNKSDEELKFIADHGGFVGVTMFAPFLAKGIDSTIDDYAEAIEYTMNIVGEDAIGIGTDFTQGHDQAFFEMLTHDKGYARRLTSFGKIINPLGIRTVGEFPNLTETLLKRGHSERVVRKIMGENWVNVLKDVWGE